One genomic region from Magallana gigas chromosome 3, xbMagGiga1.1, whole genome shotgun sequence encodes:
- the LOC105318051 gene encoding multiple epidermal growth factor-like domains protein 6 isoform X3, whose protein sequence is MDLHFCELFLLVFVIGITPSKGTYNLRAGMPNVCPFQDVETRLVQVPCRQAFTRIAKVWKPDCGKSGHWCIGHERRTQYFTTYKQDYRRFVVTKYQCCHGWQQLHSQAGCMYRQCSQTACLNGGRCVDGNTQRCVCPSGFQGSRCQYDVNECTKGLSGCDQDCLNTMGSFQCKCRQGFRLGRDGRTCEDINECDNGKGGCQHECHNTHGGYQCLCPVGYRLRADGRSCEAAGNVRKEKNKLETINSFVGEFDKNGDIFQKLEQGVENRNQEKKSHDEHFNKKLAQRTRKRDELTDLASVFKSRRLLNYQVESACRVNNGDCEQVCLEGSVRGHYRCGCREGYQLKSDSRTCELTDPCRNRNGDCEHTCINNNGNRVCECYRGYKLSADQRHCEDINECLNNNGGCSQECANTQGSFECRCHPGFQLGINRKSCYTSCVYEVRKTLSGTIHVPGVELEPVDSCAINNGGCAHSCRHEDGGAVCSCRKGYILQIDKKSCLDADECGLEQACCAHHCSNNPGGYTCSCRSGFALNRNDGCSCDDVNECLTDNGGCEQECVNKEGSFTCVCKPGYRLAPNNRGCILIDTGPHRGDIPSPLQYKASIRPLPLAESLKLQDELIDADIKYECVRGSFGPDCEWTCDSCQNGASCNHDNPGCLCAPGWQGFLCNQTCPLGFYGSGCSKNCTCQNDGTCDHVTGRCTCPPGVRGESCEDGCPAGFFGKNCDKICSTPCHSGHCNREFGYCQCPPGFVGPYCNARCPSFNWGSNCVNTCRCNRTTTDYCNPENGKCSCKKGFHGDQCEFRCSQGHYGKNCEEKCHCNNNQSCDPENGRCYLRCAQGRMGDSCDQICPRGSFGFNCEQKCNCHNSECSPETGRCICRAGMRGRHCNKPCRNGTWGVNCMYECTCKKGECDKVTGECICPDGWYGLECQNACPPNRYGFQCLLQCKCENNAMCNPTDGSCKCKEGFRGTFCDQVCPPGTYGPDCIYRCACKNGAECDHITGECICGPGWKGVGCDEMCEPGTYGAGCKEKCRCANGASCDHIGGGCTCDKGWQGKHCDKPCPQGFFGMDCRGVCNCGNNGAECNHVTGECKCSAGWTGMDCSKTCPLGTFGEGCQHQCHCGNGGTCDPVSGACVCAAGWRGNHCEEECPRGFYGINCLYHCFCRNDAPCNSITGECNCTSGFTGTACEKSCYEGFYGPNCVHQCKCVHGESCDKETGKCKCLPGYHGEFCDKECPQGFYGEDCDEGCGCQNGASCHHVTGTCTCTAGWRGRQCHRPCMRGFYGKDCMEVCRCEDDKPCDHVSGKCECPPGFTGSSCQENCPEGRFGEGCNETCDCDQNSVCDSVTGRCSCRPGYSGKNCSRGKKNRKNRKARGKQRNERISVVSFENKPKVRPNSESWRTGCEEGMFGVSCENKCNCENGATCDPTTGTCMCPLGYIGPTCSEPCPRGYTGQGCRHVCKCRNEATCDPENGRCLCPPGYHGDRCQFKCDENSFGKDCSGNCNCSENGRCDPVTGQCHCDLGWMGDRCDQLCPSGRFGPACVHSCVCQNNGSCDPVSGCCSCLPGFYGQSCEFSCPEGTHGLYCRETCSCKNSAKCNPINGQCRCKPGYHGDNCQHMCSRGFYGSKCREECQCGSSHCDHVTGECFCPVGLKGANCTNMCKQGKYGPNCEFFCDCDNQGFCDPESGACVCRGGFTGSRCQYISVAHISDLELDDE, encoded by the exons ATGGATCTTCATTTCTGTGAGTTGTTTCTGTTAGTTTTTGTGATTGGAATTACGCCATCAAAAGGAACATACAATCTTAGAGCCGGAAT GCCGAATGTCTGTCCGTTCCAAGACGTGGAGACAAGGCTGGTCCAAGTTCCGTGCAGACAAGCATTTACCAGGATAGCCAAGGTGTGGAAACCTGACTGTGGAAAATCCGGACACTGGTGCATTGGGCACGAACGAAG AACTCAGTACTTCACCACCTATAAGCAAGATTACAGGAGATTTGTTGTCACCAAATACCAGTGTTGTCATGGCTGGCAGCAACTGCACTCACAGGCTGGCTGCATGTACA GACAATGCAGCCAGACAGCCTGTTTGAATGGGGGCCGGTGTGTGGATGGAAACACCCAGAGATGTGTCTGTCCATCTGGGTTCCAGGGGTCGCGCTGTCAGTATG ATGTAAATGAATGTACCAAGGGACTCAGTGGGTGTGACCAGGACTGTCTGAACACTATGGGGTCCTTTCAGTGCAAATGTAGGCAGGGCTTTAGGCTGGGCAGGGACGGAAGGACTTGTGAAG ACATTAATGAATGTGACAATGGAAAAGGGGGATGCCAGCACGAGTGTCATAACACCCACGGAGGGTACCAGTGTCTCTGTCCGGTGGGCTACCGGCTCAGGGCGGACGGTCGGAGCTGTGAGG CTGCTGGGAACGTGCGTAAGGAGAAAAATAAACTAGAAACAATTAACAGTTTTGTTGgagaatttgataaaaatggagatatctttcaaaaattagAACAAGGAGTGGAAAATCGAAACCAGGAAAAAAAGTCGCATGATGagcattttaacaaaaaattggcACAGAGAACTAGGAAGAGAGATGAGTTAACAGATTTGGCTTCTGTTTTCAAATCTCGGCGACTTCTGAATTACCAGG TGGAATCTGCTTGCCGAGTAAACAATGGGGACTGTGAACAGGTGTGTCTGGAGGGCTCCGTTCGGGGACACTACAGGTGTGGCTGTAGAGAGGGCTACCAACTCAAAAGTGATAGTCGGACTTGTGAAT TGACTGATCCCTGCAGAAACAGAAATGGAGACTGTGAACATACATGCATCAACAACAATGGTAACAGAGTGTGTGAATGTTACCGTGGATACAAGTTGTCAGCTGACCAGAGGCACTGTGAGG atattaatgaATGCTTGAACAACAATGGAGGCTGTAGTCAGGAGTGTGCCAACACGCAGGGTTCTTTCGAGTGTCGATGTCATCCAGGTTTCCAGCTGGGCATCAACAGGAAGTCATGCTACA CCTCTTGTGTCTATG AGGTACGGAAAACTCTATCAGGGACGATTCATGTGCCAG GGGTAGAACTGGAGCCAGTAGACAGCTGCGCCATCAACAATGGAGGATGTGCCCACAGTTGTCGCCACGAGGATGGAGGAGCCGTCTGCTCCTGTAGGAAAGGATACATCCTTCAGATAGACAAAAAGTCCTGTCTAG ATGCTGACGAGTGTGGCTTGGAGCAGGCTTGCTGTGCCCACCATTGCTCTAACAATCCAGGGGGCTACACCTGCAGTTGTAGAAGTGGCTTTGCTCTGAATCGAAATGATGGCTGCTCGTGTGATG atGTGAATGAGTGTTTGACGGATAATGGTGGTTGTGAACAGGAGTGTGTGAATAAGGAAGGTTCCTTCACCTGTGTATGTAAACCAGGATACAGACTTGCCCCCAACAATAGGGGGTGTATCT TGATAGATACTGGTCCCCACAGAGGGGACATCCCCTCCCCATTACAGTACAAGGCGTCAATACGGCCCCTCCCTCTGGCTGAAAGTCTCAAACTCCAAGATGAACTGATAGATGCTGATATCAAATATG AATGTGTGCGAGGAAGTTTTGGCCCAGACTGTGAGTGGACATGCGACAGCTGCCAGAATGGAGCCAGCTGTAACCATGACAACCCGGGCTGTCTGTGTGCCCCGGGGTGGCAGGGATTCCTCTGTAACCAGACCTGCCCACTG GGTTTCTATGGCAGTGGATGCAGTAAGAACTGTACCTGTCAGAATGATGGTACTTGTGACCATGTGACCGGGAGGTGTACCTGTCCCCCAGGGGTCAGGGGCGAGTCCTGTGAGGATGGCTGCCCTGCCGGGTTCTTTGGTAAAAACTGTGACAAGATCTGTTCTACACCTTGTCACAGTGGCCATTGCAATAG GGAGTTTGGGTACTGTCAGTGTCCCCCCGGATTTGTGGGACCCTACTGTAATGCTAGGTGTCCGTCCTTTAACTGGGGGTCAAACTGTGTGAACACATGTCGATGTAACAGGACCACAACAGATTACTGTAACCCAGAG AATGGCAAATGCTCATGTAAGAAGGGTTTCCATGGTGACCAGTGTGAGTTTCGATGTTCGCAAGGGCATTATGGGAAAAACTGTGAAGAGAAATGTCATTGCAATAACAACCAGTCATGTGACCCAGAAAATGGCCGCTGCTACCTCAGATGTGCCCAAGGCAGAATGGGTGACAGCTGTGATCAAA TTTGTCCTCGTGGAAGTTTTGGTTTTAACTGTGAACAGAAATGTAATTGTCACAATAGTGAGTGTAGCCCAGAGACTGGGCGCTGTATTTGTAGAGCAGGCATGCGGGGAAGACATTGTAATAAGC CTTGTCGTAATGGAACATGGGGAGTTAACTGCATGTATGAATGCACCTGCAAGAAAGGAGAGTGCGATAAGGTCACAGGGGAATGCATCTGTCCTGATGGATGGTATGGTCTTGAATGCCAAAATG CCTGTCCTCCAAATCGGTATGGTTTCCAGTGTTTGCTGCAGTGTAAGTGTGAGAACAACGCCATGTGTAACCCTACAGATGGCTCCTGTAAGTGTAAGGAGGGGTTCAGGGGCACCTTCTGTGACCAAG TGTGCCCCCCGGGGACGTATGGACCGGACTGTATCTACAGGTGTGCCTGTAAGAACGGGGCGGAGTGTGACCACATCACAGGGGAGTGTATCTGTGGGCCGGGCTGGAAGGGCGTAGGCTGTGATGAAA TGTGTGAGCCAGGCACTTATGGAGCAGGCTGTAAAGAAAAGTGTCGCTGTGCTAATGGGGCGTCATGTGACCATATTGGAGGAGGGTGCACCTGTGACAAAGGCTGGCAGGGGAAGCATTGTGACAAGCCCTGCCCCCAGGGATTTTTTGGCATGGACTGTCGGGGGGTCTGTAACTGTGGCAACAATGGCGCAGAGTGTAACCATGTGACCGGGGAGTGCAAGTGTTCAGCAGGCTGGACGGGGATGGACTGCTCCAAGACCTGTCCCCTGGGGACCTTTGGGGAGGGGTGTCAGCACCAGTGTCACTGTGGTAACGGGGGTACCTGTGATCCTGTGTCTGGAGCCTGTGTGTGTGCGGCGGGATGGAGGGGCAATCACTGCGAGGAGG AGTGTCCTCGTGGATTTTATGGAATCAATTGTTTGTACCACTGCTTTTGTCGAAATGATGCCCCATGTAACAGCATCACGGGAGAATGTAACTGTACAAGTGGCTTCACTGGAACAGCCTGTGAAAAAT CATGTTACGAGGGTTTCTATGGCCCCAACTGTGTACATCAGTGCAAGTGTGTGCATGGAGAATCCTGTGACAAAGAGACAGGCAAATGTAAATGTCTGCCAGGATACCATGGAGAGTTCTGTGACAAAG AGTGTCCACAGGGATTCTATGGGGAAGATTGTGATGAAGGTTGTGGGTGTCAGAATGGGGCGTCATGTCACCATGTTACCGGGACCTGTACGTGTACCGCTGGGTGGAGAGGCCGGCAGTGTCACCGAC CCTGCATGAGAGGATTTTATGGCAAAGACTGTATGGAGGTGTGCCGGTGTGAGGATGACAAGCCATGTGACCATGTCTCGGGGAAATGTGAATGTCCACCAGGGTTCACCGGCAGCAGCTGTCAGGAGA ATTGTCCTGAGGGTCGGTTTGGGGAGGGATGTAACGAGACCTGTGACTGTGACCAGAACTCGGTCTGTGACTCAGTTACTGGGCGCTGCAGCTGTAGACCGGGCTACTCCGGCAAGAACTGCTCCAGAG GGAAAAAGAATAGAAAAAATAGGAAAGCTCGAGGAAAGCAGAGAAATGAGAGAATATCAGTCGTGTCTTTTGAAAACAAACCCAAAGTGAGGCCCAACTCAG AATCCTGGAGAACTG GTTGTGAAGAGGGAATGTTTGGTGTAAGCTGTGAAAACAAGTGTAACTGTGAGAATGGGGCCACTTGTGACCCTACCACAGGGACATGCATGTGTCCTTTGGGTTATATCGGCCCCACCTGCTCTGAGCCCTGTCCCCGGGGATATACAGGTCAGGGCTGTAGACATGTCTGTAAGTGTAGAAATGAGGCAACCTGTGACCCAGAAAATGGCCGGTGTCTGTGTCCACCTGGTTACCATGGAGACAGATGCCAATTTA AATGTGATGAAAACAGTTTTGGCAAGGACTGCAGTGGAAATTGCAACTGTTCTGAAAATGGTCGCTGTGACCCGGTGACAGGTCAATGTCACTGTGACCTTGGCTGGATGGGGGACAGGTGCGATCAGCTGTGTCCTTCGGGAAGGTTTGGGCCGGCCTGTGTCCACTCTTGTGTGTGTCAGAACAATGGGTCATGTGACCCAGTGAGCGGATGTTGCAGCTGCCTGCCAGGGTTCTATGGACAGAGCTGTGAATTCA
- the LOC105318051 gene encoding multiple epidermal growth factor-like domains protein 6 isoform X7 yields MDLHFCELFLLVFVIGITPSKGTYNLRAGMPNVCPFQDVETRLVQVPCRQAFTRIAKVWKPDCGKSGHWCIGHERRTQYFTTYKQDYRRFVVTKYQCCHGWQQLHSQAGCMYRQCSQTACLNGGRCVDGNTQRCVCPSGFQGSRCQYDVNECTKGLSGCDQDCLNTMGSFQCKCRQGFRLGRDGRTCEDINECDNGKGGCQHECHNTHGGYQCLCPVGYRLRADGRSCEAAGNVRKEKNKLETINSFVGEFDKNGDIFQKLEQGVENRNQEKKSHDEHFNKKLAQRTRKRDELTDLASVFKSRRLLNYQVESACRVNNGDCEQVCLEGSVRGHYRCGCREGYQLKSDSRTCELTDPCRNRNGDCEHTCINNNGNRVCECYRGYKLSADQRHCEDINECLNNNGGCSQECANTQGSFECRCHPGFQLGINRKSCYTSCVYEVRKTLSGTIHVPGVELEPVDSCAINNGGCAHSCRHEDGGAVCSCRKGYILQIDKKSCLDADECGLEQACCAHHCSNNPGGYTCSCRSGFALNRNDGCSCDDVNECLTDNGGCEQECVNKEGSFTCVCKPGYRLAPNNRGCILIDTGPHRGDIPSPLQYKASIRPLPLAESLKLQDELIDADIKYECVRGSFGPDCEWTCDSCQNGASCNHDNPGCLCAPGWQGFLCNQTCPLGFYGSGCSKNCTCQNDGTCDHVTGRCTCPPGVRGESCEDGCPAGFFGKNCDKICSTPCHSGHCNREFGYCQCPPGFVGPYCNARCPSFNWGSNCVNTCRCNRTTTDYCNPENGKCSCKKGFHGDQCEFRCSQGHYGKNCEEKCHCNNNQSCDPENGRCYLRCAQGRMGDSCDQTCRNGTWGVNCMYECTCKKGECDKVTGECICPDGWYGLECQNACPPNRYGFQCLLQCKCENNAMCNPTDGSCKCKEGFRGTFCDQVCPPGTYGPDCIYRCACKNGAECDHITGECICGPGWKGVGCDEMCEPGTYGAGCKEKCRCANGASCDHIGGGCTCDKGWQGKHCDKPCPQGFFGMDCRGVCNCGNNGAECNHVTGECKCSAGWTGMDCSKTCPLGTFGEGCQHQCHCGNGGTCDPVSGACVCAAGWRGNHCEEECPRGFYGINCLYHCFCRNDAPCNSITGECNCTSGFTGTACEKSCYEGFYGPNCVHQCKCVHGESCDKETGKCKCLPGYHGEFCDKECPQGFYGEDCDEGCGCQNGASCHHVTGTCTCTAGWRGRQCHRPCMRGFYGKDCMEVCRCEDDKPCDHVSGKCECPPGFTGSSCQENCPEGRFGEGCNETCDCDQNSVCDSVTGRCSCRPGYSGKNCSRGKKNRKNRKARGKQRNERISVVSFENKPKVRPNSESWRTGCEEGMFGVSCENKCNCENGATCDPTTGTCMCPLGYIGPTCSEPCPRGYTGQGCRHVCKCRNEATCDPENGRCLCPPGYHGDRCQFKCDENSFGKDCSGNCNCSENGRCDPVTGQCHCDLGWMGDRCDQLCPSGRFGPACVHSCVCQNNGSCDPVSGCCSCLPGFYGQSCEFSCPEGTHGLYCRETCSCKNSAKCNPINGQCRCKPGYHGDNCQHMCSRGFYGSKCREECQCGSSHCDHVTGECFCPVGLKGANCTNMCKQGKYGPNCEFFCDCDNQGFCDPESGACVCRGGFTGSRCQYISASSSTRRGDIPWNVHYFGRR; encoded by the exons ATGGATCTTCATTTCTGTGAGTTGTTTCTGTTAGTTTTTGTGATTGGAATTACGCCATCAAAAGGAACATACAATCTTAGAGCCGGAAT GCCGAATGTCTGTCCGTTCCAAGACGTGGAGACAAGGCTGGTCCAAGTTCCGTGCAGACAAGCATTTACCAGGATAGCCAAGGTGTGGAAACCTGACTGTGGAAAATCCGGACACTGGTGCATTGGGCACGAACGAAG AACTCAGTACTTCACCACCTATAAGCAAGATTACAGGAGATTTGTTGTCACCAAATACCAGTGTTGTCATGGCTGGCAGCAACTGCACTCACAGGCTGGCTGCATGTACA GACAATGCAGCCAGACAGCCTGTTTGAATGGGGGCCGGTGTGTGGATGGAAACACCCAGAGATGTGTCTGTCCATCTGGGTTCCAGGGGTCGCGCTGTCAGTATG ATGTAAATGAATGTACCAAGGGACTCAGTGGGTGTGACCAGGACTGTCTGAACACTATGGGGTCCTTTCAGTGCAAATGTAGGCAGGGCTTTAGGCTGGGCAGGGACGGAAGGACTTGTGAAG ACATTAATGAATGTGACAATGGAAAAGGGGGATGCCAGCACGAGTGTCATAACACCCACGGAGGGTACCAGTGTCTCTGTCCGGTGGGCTACCGGCTCAGGGCGGACGGTCGGAGCTGTGAGG CTGCTGGGAACGTGCGTAAGGAGAAAAATAAACTAGAAACAATTAACAGTTTTGTTGgagaatttgataaaaatggagatatctttcaaaaattagAACAAGGAGTGGAAAATCGAAACCAGGAAAAAAAGTCGCATGATGagcattttaacaaaaaattggcACAGAGAACTAGGAAGAGAGATGAGTTAACAGATTTGGCTTCTGTTTTCAAATCTCGGCGACTTCTGAATTACCAGG TGGAATCTGCTTGCCGAGTAAACAATGGGGACTGTGAACAGGTGTGTCTGGAGGGCTCCGTTCGGGGACACTACAGGTGTGGCTGTAGAGAGGGCTACCAACTCAAAAGTGATAGTCGGACTTGTGAAT TGACTGATCCCTGCAGAAACAGAAATGGAGACTGTGAACATACATGCATCAACAACAATGGTAACAGAGTGTGTGAATGTTACCGTGGATACAAGTTGTCAGCTGACCAGAGGCACTGTGAGG atattaatgaATGCTTGAACAACAATGGAGGCTGTAGTCAGGAGTGTGCCAACACGCAGGGTTCTTTCGAGTGTCGATGTCATCCAGGTTTCCAGCTGGGCATCAACAGGAAGTCATGCTACA CCTCTTGTGTCTATG AGGTACGGAAAACTCTATCAGGGACGATTCATGTGCCAG GGGTAGAACTGGAGCCAGTAGACAGCTGCGCCATCAACAATGGAGGATGTGCCCACAGTTGTCGCCACGAGGATGGAGGAGCCGTCTGCTCCTGTAGGAAAGGATACATCCTTCAGATAGACAAAAAGTCCTGTCTAG ATGCTGACGAGTGTGGCTTGGAGCAGGCTTGCTGTGCCCACCATTGCTCTAACAATCCAGGGGGCTACACCTGCAGTTGTAGAAGTGGCTTTGCTCTGAATCGAAATGATGGCTGCTCGTGTGATG atGTGAATGAGTGTTTGACGGATAATGGTGGTTGTGAACAGGAGTGTGTGAATAAGGAAGGTTCCTTCACCTGTGTATGTAAACCAGGATACAGACTTGCCCCCAACAATAGGGGGTGTATCT TGATAGATACTGGTCCCCACAGAGGGGACATCCCCTCCCCATTACAGTACAAGGCGTCAATACGGCCCCTCCCTCTGGCTGAAAGTCTCAAACTCCAAGATGAACTGATAGATGCTGATATCAAATATG AATGTGTGCGAGGAAGTTTTGGCCCAGACTGTGAGTGGACATGCGACAGCTGCCAGAATGGAGCCAGCTGTAACCATGACAACCCGGGCTGTCTGTGTGCCCCGGGGTGGCAGGGATTCCTCTGTAACCAGACCTGCCCACTG GGTTTCTATGGCAGTGGATGCAGTAAGAACTGTACCTGTCAGAATGATGGTACTTGTGACCATGTGACCGGGAGGTGTACCTGTCCCCCAGGGGTCAGGGGCGAGTCCTGTGAGGATGGCTGCCCTGCCGGGTTCTTTGGTAAAAACTGTGACAAGATCTGTTCTACACCTTGTCACAGTGGCCATTGCAATAG GGAGTTTGGGTACTGTCAGTGTCCCCCCGGATTTGTGGGACCCTACTGTAATGCTAGGTGTCCGTCCTTTAACTGGGGGTCAAACTGTGTGAACACATGTCGATGTAACAGGACCACAACAGATTACTGTAACCCAGAG AATGGCAAATGCTCATGTAAGAAGGGTTTCCATGGTGACCAGTGTGAGTTTCGATGTTCGCAAGGGCATTATGGGAAAAACTGTGAAGAGAAATGTCATTGCAATAACAACCAGTCATGTGACCCAGAAAATGGCCGCTGCTACCTCAGATGTGCCCAAGGCAGAATGGGTGACAGCTGTGATCAAA CTTGTCGTAATGGAACATGGGGAGTTAACTGCATGTATGAATGCACCTGCAAGAAAGGAGAGTGCGATAAGGTCACAGGGGAATGCATCTGTCCTGATGGATGGTATGGTCTTGAATGCCAAAATG CCTGTCCTCCAAATCGGTATGGTTTCCAGTGTTTGCTGCAGTGTAAGTGTGAGAACAACGCCATGTGTAACCCTACAGATGGCTCCTGTAAGTGTAAGGAGGGGTTCAGGGGCACCTTCTGTGACCAAG TGTGCCCCCCGGGGACGTATGGACCGGACTGTATCTACAGGTGTGCCTGTAAGAACGGGGCGGAGTGTGACCACATCACAGGGGAGTGTATCTGTGGGCCGGGCTGGAAGGGCGTAGGCTGTGATGAAA TGTGTGAGCCAGGCACTTATGGAGCAGGCTGTAAAGAAAAGTGTCGCTGTGCTAATGGGGCGTCATGTGACCATATTGGAGGAGGGTGCACCTGTGACAAAGGCTGGCAGGGGAAGCATTGTGACAAGCCCTGCCCCCAGGGATTTTTTGGCATGGACTGTCGGGGGGTCTGTAACTGTGGCAACAATGGCGCAGAGTGTAACCATGTGACCGGGGAGTGCAAGTGTTCAGCAGGCTGGACGGGGATGGACTGCTCCAAGACCTGTCCCCTGGGGACCTTTGGGGAGGGGTGTCAGCACCAGTGTCACTGTGGTAACGGGGGTACCTGTGATCCTGTGTCTGGAGCCTGTGTGTGTGCGGCGGGATGGAGGGGCAATCACTGCGAGGAGG AGTGTCCTCGTGGATTTTATGGAATCAATTGTTTGTACCACTGCTTTTGTCGAAATGATGCCCCATGTAACAGCATCACGGGAGAATGTAACTGTACAAGTGGCTTCACTGGAACAGCCTGTGAAAAAT CATGTTACGAGGGTTTCTATGGCCCCAACTGTGTACATCAGTGCAAGTGTGTGCATGGAGAATCCTGTGACAAAGAGACAGGCAAATGTAAATGTCTGCCAGGATACCATGGAGAGTTCTGTGACAAAG AGTGTCCACAGGGATTCTATGGGGAAGATTGTGATGAAGGTTGTGGGTGTCAGAATGGGGCGTCATGTCACCATGTTACCGGGACCTGTACGTGTACCGCTGGGTGGAGAGGCCGGCAGTGTCACCGAC CCTGCATGAGAGGATTTTATGGCAAAGACTGTATGGAGGTGTGCCGGTGTGAGGATGACAAGCCATGTGACCATGTCTCGGGGAAATGTGAATGTCCACCAGGGTTCACCGGCAGCAGCTGTCAGGAGA ATTGTCCTGAGGGTCGGTTTGGGGAGGGATGTAACGAGACCTGTGACTGTGACCAGAACTCGGTCTGTGACTCAGTTACTGGGCGCTGCAGCTGTAGACCGGGCTACTCCGGCAAGAACTGCTCCAGAG GGAAAAAGAATAGAAAAAATAGGAAAGCTCGAGGAAAGCAGAGAAATGAGAGAATATCAGTCGTGTCTTTTGAAAACAAACCCAAAGTGAGGCCCAACTCAG AATCCTGGAGAACTG GTTGTGAAGAGGGAATGTTTGGTGTAAGCTGTGAAAACAAGTGTAACTGTGAGAATGGGGCCACTTGTGACCCTACCACAGGGACATGCATGTGTCCTTTGGGTTATATCGGCCCCACCTGCTCTGAGCCCTGTCCCCGGGGATATACAGGTCAGGGCTGTAGACATGTCTGTAAGTGTAGAAATGAGGCAACCTGTGACCCAGAAAATGGCCGGTGTCTGTGTCCACCTGGTTACCATGGAGACAGATGCCAATTTA AATGTGATGAAAACAGTTTTGGCAAGGACTGCAGTGGAAATTGCAACTGTTCTGAAAATGGTCGCTGTGACCCGGTGACAGGTCAATGTCACTGTGACCTTGGCTGGATGGGGGACAGGTGCGATCAGCTGTGTCCTTCGGGAAGGTTTGGGCCGGCCTGTGTCCACTCTTGTGTGTGTCAGAACAATGGGTCATGTGACCCAGTGAGCGGATGTTGCAGCTGCCTGCCAGGGTTCTATGGACAGAGCTGTGAATTCA